The genomic window GGGAGCGAACCTGCGCGAGGCAACCCTGGTCGGCACGACCCTGGTGAAGGCGAACCTCAAGGAGGCCAACCTGGAATCCGCGGACCTCGAGGGGGCCAATCTGCAGGGCGCGAATCTCTGGAAGGCCAAGCTCAGCCAGGCCAATCTGCGCATGACGAATCTGCGAGGGGCAAACCTGTCGGAGGCCTACCTCGAGGGGAAACTGGTCGACCACTACGAGACTCCGCCGAAAAACCCCTCACAGTACCAGGGATTTGTCGGTTCGGTGGGAGGCATCCAACTGACCGACCTGATCCAGATCGTCTGTCTGTCCCGGTCCAACCTGATGTTCAAGATTGAATCCGAGAGCGGGTGCGGCACCATTCACGTCGGTTCGGGAAGGGTCTACCATGCCCAACTGGACCGGCTGGACGGCGAGGATGCCCTGTTCAAGATGCTGGCATGGGAAGGGGGGCGCTTCGAAACGGTGACGCTCGAGGAGGTGGGGGCGAGTACGATCAACAAGCCCGTGGAAAACCTGATCATCGAAGCGATGCGCCGCCGCGACGAAAGTATGCCGGCGTTCATGAGGGGGAAACACGGCAGCATGCTGCGCGAGATCCGCCGGTATCTGCCCATCCCGGCCTATCCATCCAGGGAGTTGATGAAACTCACGGTCGCGGAAGGCAAGAACATTCGTCCCACCCAGGAGGTGCAGATTATTGACGCTTTTGCGTCCACGGATACGGGGGAAATCCTTTGCTCGATTGTTGCCGAGGAGGATGTGTTCATTGCGCCGTTGCGCTTTATCCGTATCAAACGCAACCATCCGCTGTTTGATTTGACTGTCAATTATCATAAAGAGATGAAAAAAACTTGACGATATTAAAAGAGCAGATGGACAGGCGTCTTTCGCTCAGCACTTCGATATTGCAGCCGTTTTGAGCGCACCCGTCCGGAATTCGTCTTGGCGAGGTGGTGACAAAGGTCTGAATTCATAGCAAAAAGGGTATGATTCAGAATGAGCTTGATTGTGACGAGAGAGCAAATCCTACAGCTCGAAAGCATTGTCGGAAAAGAACTTCTCGATGCCGGCGCAGATCATGTGATCATTGTGGATATGTCGGGCAATCTGATCATGCAGCAGGGTTCCATGCATATGGAAGACATATTCTCTCTGGCTGCCTTGTCTGCTGCAAATTTCGCCGCCACGGCCGAGATCGCCAAACTGATCGGCGAAGAAGACTTTTCCTTACTCTTTCACAAGGGGGACAAGCGAAATATCCATTTCAGCAGATTGGGCAGAGAACACATTATTATAACACTGTTTAACGAAAGCGTGTCACTCGGGTTGATTAGGCTCAAGCTGAATCGCGCGATTGAGCAGATGGCCTCAATTTTCAAGGGTTTGGAAGGAAAGAACAAGTGGCCTTTATAGACCTTAACAAGAACGAAATTCAAGCCAAGATCGTCTACTATGGTCCGGGTCGAGGAGGCAAGACCACGAATCTGCTTTTCATTCACGAATCGATGTCC from Syntrophobacter fumaroxidans MPOB includes these protein-coding regions:
- a CDS encoding roadblock/LC7 domain-containing protein, whose product is MSLIVTREQILQLESIVGKELLDAGADHVIIVDMSGNLIMQQGSMHMEDIFSLAALSAANFAATAEIAKLIGEEDFSLLFHKGDKRNIHFSRLGREHIIITLFNESVSLGLIRLKLNRAIEQMASIFKGLEGKNKWPL
- a CDS encoding pentapeptide repeat-containing protein; this translates as MPEITRKQLLMAVISGRGPAYLRGVDLSNLDLSSAGWLAEADLRNADLSSANLSRSNLRNANLQQANMQNCNMAIANLEGAILQSARINVANLRAVNLAGANLREATLVGTTLVKANLKEANLESADLEGANLQGANLWKAKLSQANLRMTNLRGANLSEAYLEGKLVDHYETPPKNPSQYQGFVGSVGGIQLTDLIQIVCLSRSNLMFKIESESGCGTIHVGSGRVYHAQLDRLDGEDALFKMLAWEGGRFETVTLEEVGASTINKPVENLIIEAMRRRDESMPAFMRGKHGSMLREIRRYLPIPAYPSRELMKLTVAEGKNIRPTQEVQIIDAFASTDTGEILCSIVAEEDVFIAPLRFIRIKRNHPLFDLTVNYHKEMKKT